A genomic stretch from Gorilla gorilla gorilla isolate KB3781 chromosome 20, NHGRI_mGorGor1-v2.1_pri, whole genome shotgun sequence includes:
- the LOC101142995 gene encoding putative adhesion G protein-coupled receptor E4P, translating to MGSRCLLVLLSGLTVLLALPGSEAKNSGASCPPCPKYGSCHNSTHCTCEDGFRARSGRTYFPDSSEKCEDINECETGLAKCKYKAYCRNKVGGYICSCLVKYTLFNFLAGIIDYDHPDCYENNSQGTTQSNVDIWENLRRNGSREDFARRATQLIQSVELSIWNASFASPGKGQISEFDIVYETKRCNETRENAFLEAGNNTMDINCADALKGTLRESTAVALITYQSLGDILNASFFSKRKGMQEVKLNSYVVSGTIGLKEKISLSEPVFLTFRHNQPGDKRTKHICVYWEGSEGGRWSTEGCSHVHSNGSYTKCKCFHLSSFAVLVALAPKEDPVLTVITQVGLTISLLCLFLAILTFLLCRPIQNTSTSLHLELSLCLFLAHLLFLTGINRTEPEVLCSIIAGLLHFLYLACFTWMLLEGLHLFLTVRNLKVANYTSTGRFKKRFMYPVGYGIPAVIIAVSAIVGPQNYGTFTHCWLKLDKGFIWSFMGPVAVIILINLVFYFQVLWILRSKLSSLNKEVSTIQDTRVMTFKAISQLFILGCSWGLGFFMVEEVGKTIGSIIAYSFTIINTLQGVLLFVVHCLLNRQVRMEYKKWFSGMRKGVETESTEMSRSTTQTKTEEVGKSSEIFHKGGTASSAESTKQPQPQVHLVSAAWLKMN from the exons ATGGGGAGCAGGTGCCTCCTGGTCCTGCTCTCAG GTCTCACTGTCCTACTGGCTCTGCCAGGGTCAGAAGCCAAGAATTCTGGAG cTTCCTGTCCTCCATGCCCTAAATATGGCAGCTGCCATAACAGCACCCACTGTACTTGTGAAGATGGCTTTCGGGCCAGGTCTGGCAGGACATACTTTCCTGATTCCTCTGAGAAGTGTGAAG ATATTAATGAATGTGAAACCGGGCTGGCAAAGTGCAAGTATAAAGCATATTGTAGAAATAAAGTTGGAGGTTACATCTGTAGCTGTTtggtaaaatatactttattcaaCTTTCTGGCTGGTATTATAGATTATGATCATCCGGATTGTTATG AGAACAATAGTCAAGGGACGACACAGTCAAACGTGGATATTTGG GAAAATCTGAGAAGAAATGGAAGCAGAGAGGACTTTGCAAGAAGGGCTACTCAACTAATTCAAAGCGTGGAGTTGAGCATCTGGAATGCGAGTTTTGCTTCTCCAGGAAAGGGTCAAATTTCTGAATTTGATATAG TCTATGAAACCAAGAGGTGCAATGAGACAAGGGAGAATGcttttctggaagctggaaataaCACCATGGATATCAACTGTGCTGATGCTTTAAAAGGAACCCTAAGAG agagcaCTGCAGTTGCCCTTATCACTTATCAATCTCTTGGGGATATTCTGAATGCATCCTTTTTTAGTAAAAGAAAAGGGATGCAGGAAGTAAAACTGAACTCTTATGTTGTGAGCGGCACCATCGGTTTGAAGGAAAAAATTTCCCTGTCTGAACCTGTGTTCCTGACTTTTCGCCATAATCAG cctggtgacaagagaACAAAACATATCTGTGTCTACTGGGAGGGATCAGAGGGAGGCCGCTGGTCCACGGAGGGCTGCTCTCATGTGCACAGCAACGGTTCTTACACCAAATGCAAGTGCTTCCATCTGTCCAGCTTTGCCGTCCTCGTGGCTCTTGCCCCCAAG GAGGACCCTGTGCTGACTGTGATCACCCAGGTGGGGCTGACCATCTCTCTGCTGTGCCTCTTCCTGGCCATCCTCACCTTCCTCCTGTGCCGGCCCATCCAGAACACCAGCACCTCCCTCCATCTAgagctctccctctgcctcttcctgGCCCACCTCCTGTTCCTGACGGGCATCAACAGAACTGAGCCTGAG GTGCTGTGCTCCATCATTGCAGGGCTGCTGCACTTCCTTTACCTGGCTTGCTTCACCTGGATGCTCCTGGAAGGGTTGCACCTCTTCCTCACCGTCAGGAACCTCAAGGTGGCCAACTACACCAGCACGGGCAGATTCAAGAAGAGGTTCATGTACCCTGTAGGCTACGGGATCCCAGCTGTGATTATTGCTGTGTCAGCAATAGTTGGACCCCAGAATTATGGAACATTTACTCA cTGTTGGCTCAAGCTTGATAAAGGATTCATCTGGAGCTTCATGGGGCCAGTAGCAGTCATTATCTTG ATAAACCTGGTGTTCTACTTCCAAGTTCTGTGGATTTTGAGAAGCAAACTTTCCTCCCTCAATAAAGAAGTTTCCACCATTCAGGACACCAG AGTCATGACATTTAAAGCCATTTCTCAGCTATTTATCCTGGGCTGTTCTTGGGGCCTTGGTTTTTTTATGGTTGAAGAAGTAGGGAAGACGATTGGATCAATCATTGCATACTCATTCACCATCATCAACACCCTTCAGGGAGTGTTGCTCTTTGTGGTACACTGTCTCCTTAATCGCCAG GTTCGAATGGAATATAAAAAGTGGTTTAGTGGGATGCGGAAAGGGGTAGAAACTGAAAGCACTGAGATGTCTCGCTCTACTACCCAAACCAAAACG GAAGAAGTGGGGAAGTCCTCAGAAATCTTTCATAAAGGAGGCACTGCATCATCTGCAGAGTCAACCAAGCAACCGCAGCCACAGGTTCATCTCGTCTCTGCTGCTTGGCTAAAGATGAACTGA